In Archocentrus centrarchus isolate MPI-CPG fArcCen1 chromosome 16, fArcCen1, whole genome shotgun sequence, a single window of DNA contains:
- the LOC115794240 gene encoding dynein heavy chain 5, axonemal-like, protein MGEKYAEGVILDLEKLWEESDPRTPLICFLLMGSDPTDFIIALGKKLKIETRYVSMGQGQEVHARKLLQQTMANGGWALLQNCHLGLDFMDELMDTVTETDFVSDSFRLWMTTEVHRHFPITLLQMSIKFTNEPPQGLKAGLKRTYGGKDWSTLARFKEV, encoded by the exons ATGGGGGAAAAGTATGCTGAAGGGGTGATTCTTGACTTAGAGAAGTTGTGGGAGGAGTCGGACCCACGAACACCTCTCATCTGCTTCCTTTTAATGGGCTCAGATCCAACTGACTTCATTATAGCACTGGGGAAGAAACTGAAGATTGAGACCCGATATGTCTCCATGGGCCAAGGACAAGAGGTTCATGCCCGCAAGCTTCTGCAGCAAACTATGGCTAAT GGTGGCTGGGCCTTACTCCAGAACTGCCACCTGGGTTTGGACTTCATGGATGAGCTCATGGACACGGTGACAGAGACAGACTTTGTCAGTGACAGCTTCCGTCTTTGGATGACCACTGAGGTCCACAGACATTTTCCCATCACCCTTCTCCAGATGTCAATCAAGTTCACCAATGAACCACCACAGGGCCTCAAGGCAGGGCTTAAGAGGACATACGGTGGTAAGGATTGGTCCACTTTAGCTCGGTTTAAAGAAGTCTAG